CTTCGACCGCGTGAACCGCCAGGGCAGCGTCAACGTCCTGTCCGCCGCGCACGCCGCGAAGGTGCGCCGCGTGGTCTACACGTCCACCATGGATGTCTTCGCCGCGCCCCGGGGCGGTGAGCTGACCGAAGCGCATATCGACCCGCACCCCAAGCCCACCGTCTACGAACGCTCCAAGCAGGACGCAGAGCGCGCCGTGGAGGCCATCCGCCAGCAGGGCCTGGACGTCGTCTACGTCAACCCCGCCGCCGTCTATGGCCCCAGCCCCGTGCACGTGGGGCTCAACTCCTTCTTCATCCAGCTGCTCAACAAGAAGGCGCCGCTGCTGCCTCCGGGCGGCATGTCCGTGGTCTACGTGGACGGATGCACCGACGTGCACCTCGCCGCCGCGAAGAATGGCGTCAACGGCGAGCGCTACCTCGTCGCCGACCAGTTCGTCAGCAACGCGGACCTCGCGCTCGCCATCCACCAGGCCGCCGGGGCCGGCAAGCCGCCCGCCGTCGCGCCCGTCTTCCTGATGGAGGCCCTGGCCCGCGTGTCCGCGCCGCTCGCGCGCGTCTTCCCGTTCACGCCGCTCGTCGCGCCCGGCCAGCTTTCCTTCATGCGCTGGGAAGCCCGCGTGAACGCGGCCAGGGCCCAACGGGAGCTGGCCTTCCGCCCCACCCCGCTCGCGGACGGCGTGGCCCGCACCGTGACCTTCCTGCGAGAGCAGGGACACATCCCCCGCGCCTGAAAAGAACATGGGGGTCCGCCCCACAGGGATGACGGACCCCCACGCGTTTCGCCGACTGCCTACCGCCGACTACTCCTTTTCCGGCTCCGTCATGCCCGAGCCGCCAATGCCCGTCCGAGGGGCCGGCGCCGCCTTGAAGGCCTTTCGCAGCGCCATGCCCGCGTCCGCCTGCGCCTTCTTCGCCACGTCCAGCACCGGCGCCATGCCGAAGAACTCGTGCGTCACGCCGGCGTAGTTCTTCACGTCCACCTTCACGCCCGCGGCCTTCAGGTTCTTCGCGTACTCCTGGCCCTCGTCCTTGAGCGGATCCAGCTCCGCCGTCAGCACCATCGCCGGGGGCAGGCCGCTCAGCTGTGACTTGCTCGCGTTCAAGGGCAGCGCGTTCGGGTCCTTGTTCTTCGCCCAGTCCTTGCCCAGGTAGTTGCCCCAGAACCACGCGATGTCCTGGTTGCCGATGAGGTAGTTGCCCTGGCCGTTCGCCACGTGCGAAGGCGTGCTCACGTCACTGCTGACGAACGGATACACCAGCAACTGGAACACCGGCAGCTCGCCGCCACCCTGCTTCTGGCGCATGGACACCACCGTCGCCAGGTTCGCGCCCGCGCTCTCGCCGGCCACCGCGACCTTGCTGCCGTCGCCGTTGAACTCCTTCGCGTTCTTCTGCACGTACTGGAAGGCCGCCGTGGCGTCATCCGCCGCCGCCGGGAACGGGTTCTCCGGCGCGTGGCGGTACTCCACGCTCACCACCACCGCCTTCGCCTGGTTGGCCAGGGCGCGCGCGCTGGCGTCATACGTGTCCAGGTCCGCCAGCACGAAGCCGCCGCCGTGGAAGTAGATCACCACCGGGAACGGACCCGCGCCCTCCGGCGTGTACACGCGCGCCGGGATGTCCCCCGCAGGCCCCTTCAGCTTCGTGTCCTCCACCTTGGCGACCTTCTCCGGCGTCACCGGCTTGCCCTGGTCCTTCAGCGTCTTCTCCACCGCGTCCTTCGCGGTGATGCCCTTGCGCGCCTCCTGCGGCGACACCGTGTGCGGAGGCACCGGCTTCAGGGACTTGTGCGCGTCCAGGATGACCTGCATCTGTGGATCCACCTTGGCGGCCGCGGCGGCGTCCTTCGCCAGCGCCGCGCCGGAAAAGCCCAGCATGCCCAGCGCCAGCACCGACATCCCGACGGTCTTCTTCAGTCCGAGCATCTTGAACGTGTCCTGCGCATCCCGCGCGTTGACTGTGATTGAGGCCGGGGCGCCGGAGGTGCGCCCACCTGGACCGCAATCTGGAGACGCCCTCCAGGGCAGGGAACCGGGTGGGCCGTGCCTCACCTGGCCAGGGCTTCCGTTCGATGGGCAGGCGGCCACCGCCTGAGCGCCTCAATCCCATGCATCCGGATCCGCGTCGTTCCCGTAGGGCCGTGCACCCAACCCGCCCGCCTGCCCTCCAGCCCGGGACACGGGCTTTCGCGCCCCTTGTTCGACATGGGGTGTCGACACACGGCGTAAGGCCCACCTTTCAACGCACGCGCGTCCTTCACGGGTCCGACCCCCGTTGAGGACGCATGGGCCCCGTACCCCTCTCACCACGGAGTGACACCATGGCATTGCTATCCAACCTGCTGGGCGCGCTGGGCGCGTCGCAACGGAGCGTCTTCAGGGGCAGTGGATGGAACCGCGGGCGCAGCGCCTACGGCCGCCGCCCCATCGGCTACGGGTACCGGGGGCGCAGGTCCTCCGGCGCGGGCGGCTCGCTGGGCCGGATGATTCTCGCGGGCCTGGGCGCCTACGGCCTGCGCCGCTACTTCAACAACCGCTCGCGGGCCACCACGGGTTACTGAAACCGGGCCGCCGCGCTCGGCAGCGCCGGGAAGTACCGTGGACTTCCCCCGGTCAGGCGCGCCGTCACGGCACCCCCACGCGGGCACGGGAGCGTTCCACGGACTGCTCCCGGTGCCTGACATCCCGCACGCGCCGTGGGTGCGAGCGCCTCCGCTTGGAGTAGGGTCCCCTTTAAGTGTCCGGCCACTGGCCGACGAAAGAGGCTCCGCACGCATGGCGAAGGCGAAATACGTCCTGGCGCTGGACCAGGGCACCACGGGGACCCACGTCTCCATCCTCGATACCCGGTTGCAGGTGGTGGGCCGCTCCTACAAGGAGCTGCCCCAGCACTTCCCCAAGCCGTCGTGGGTGGAGCACGACCTGATCGACATCTGGAACACCAGCGAGGGGTGCATCGCGCGCGCGCTCAAGGACGCCGGCCTCACCGGCAGCGACATCGCCGTGGTGGGCATCACCAACCAGCGCGAGACGACGGGCCTCTGGGACCGTGAGACCTCCGAGCCCCTGGCCCGCGCCATCGTCTGGCAGGACCGCCGCACCGCGGACATCTGTCAGCGGCTCAAGGCCCAGGGTGTGGAGCCTCGCGTGCGCGAGGTCACGGGCCTGGTGCTGGACCCCTACTTCTCCGGCACCAAGCTCACCTGGCTCTTCCAGCACCTCAAGGGCGCGAAGAAGCGCGCCGAGCGCGGTGACGTGTGCTTCGGCACCATGGACTCGTGGCTCGTGCACAAGCTCACCGGCGGCGTGGCCCACGTCACGGACGTGTCCAACGCCAGCCGCACGCTGCTCATGGACCTGCGCACGCTCAACTGGGATGACGAGCTGTGCTCGCTGCTGGGCGTGCCTCGCGCGTGCCTGCCGGAGATCCGCGGCAACGCGGAGGTGTACGGCACCACGCGCGGGATGCGCAGCCTGCCGGACGGCATCCTCGTCGCGGGCATGGCCGGCGACCAGCAGGCGGCCCTCTTCGGGCAGGCGTGCTTCGAGCCCGGCGAATCCAAGTGCACCTACGGCACCGGCGCCTTCCTGCTCATGAACACCGGAACGCAGCCGGTGCGCTCCACCGCGGGGCTGCTCACCACCGTGGCGTGGAAGCTGGGCAACACCACGCACTACGCGCTGGAGGGCAGCTCCTTCATCGCGGGCGCCGCCGTGCAGTGGCTGCGCGACGGCCTCAAGGTCATCAAGAAGGCCCCGGACGTGGAGGCGCTCGCCGCCAGCGTGAAGGACTCCGGCGACGTCGTCTTCGTCCCGGCGCTCGCGGGCCTGGGCGCGCCGCACTGGCGCCCGGAGGCGCGCGGCCTGTTCGCCGGCATCGACCGCTCCACCACCGTGGCGCACCTGGCGCGCGCGACGCTGGAGGGCGTGGCCCTTCAAATCCACGACCTGGCGGAGGCCATGCGCCGCGACAGCGGGCGGGACATCCCCGTCTTCAAGGCGGACGGCGGCGCCGCGGCCAACAACCTGCTCATGCAGTACCAGGCGGACCTGCTGGGCGTGCCGGTGGTCCGCCCGCGGAATCTGGAGACCACGGCCCTGGGCGCGGCCTTCCTGGGCGGCCTGGGCGCGGGCGTGTGGACCAGCCCGGACGCCATCCGCCGCGCGTGGAAGGCGGATAAGACCTTCAAGCCGAAGATGAAGCCGGAGGTGCGAGCGCGCCACCTGGAAAAGTGGAAGCAGGCGGTTTCGCGCGCGTGAAATGAGACAGAGGAGCCCGGCGCATTGAACGCGCCGGGGCTTCCATCGGGCGGGGGAGCGGGTAGAAACACCGCCATGGCCTACGACCGCACGTTGCTCTCCCCGGATGCGCTCCAGACCTTCCTCAGCCAGCACCCCGCCTGGAAGCACGAGGGCGGGATGATCCGCCGCACCTACGACGCGCCCTCGTTCCTGGAGGGCATCGCCTTCGTGGAGCGCGTGGCGAAGGCCGCGGAGGCCGCGGACCACCACCCGGACATCGACATCCGGTGGCGCAAGGTGACGCTGGCGCTGGTGACGCATGACGCGGGCGGCCTCACGGCCCGCGACACCGCCCTGGCGGCGGAGGCGGACCGCCTCTTCGACGAAGGGGCCGCCGTCCGGTGATTCACGGCGTGCGTGGCACCCTGGCGGCCCTGGCGTGCGCGGTGTCCCTCGCCGCGCTCCCGGCCCTGGCCCAGGACGACGCTCCCACGGAGCCCCGTCCGGAACGTCTGTATTTCAACTCCGGCGCGCTGCTGGGGTCGGCGCGCGTGGTGGGCCTGGGCGGCGCCTACGTGGGCATCGCGGAGGGCGCGGCGGGCGTGTCCAGCAACCTGGCCGCCCTGGCCCAGCGCAGCCCGTCGCTGGAGCGCGACTGGGACCTGGGCGTCACCCTGTCCTGGCTGGACCTGCCCTTCACCGGCACCAAGCGCCGGGACGTGGACAACGACGGCCTGGCCGACGAATCCGTGGACAGCCGCCAGCTGCTGGGCGCGCTGATGTTGCAATACAAGCGCTTCGGCATCGGCTTTCTCTGGCGCAACAGCCGCACGGGCTACTGCCTCACCCTGGGCTGCCGGGGCGAGGGCGAGAAGCTGCGCGTCTCCCTCACCCAGTCCACGCTCGCGGGCTCCATCGCCTTTGGCCAGGACGACTTCATCCTGTCCCTGGGCATCTTCTCCGCGCAGGCCAGCTTCAGTGAGCTGGGCGACCAGTCCTGGCGCTACGGCGACACCGGCGTGGCGGTGGACATGCTCTTCCGTCCGCACGGGCGCGCCTACCGCATTGGCGTGTCGGTGCGCCCGGAGGTGGTGGCCGGCTGGCGCCGCGATGACGACCAGAGCCCCTTCATCGCGGGCCGTCAAATCTACGCGGCCGTGGTGTCCCCCGCGGTGCTGTCCCTGGGCGCCAGTTGGCGCCTGGGCGAAGGCGCGCACCGCTACAACCGGCTGTCCCCCGCCGCCCGGCGTCAGCTCCAGGTGGACGGGGACGCACTGCCGGTGCCGGACGAGGAGCCCCGCGACGCACTGGCCGGCCGGTGGCTCATCACCGCGCAGGTGGACCTCATCTCCAGCGTGAGCAACGCGGTGGCGTCGCGCTCGCTGGCCGCCACCACGGAGCCCCAGCCCGTGGGCGACACCGCCACCTTCCAGCCGCGCCTGGGCGCGGAGTGGGACACCTTCCCCGGCCTCCTGCGCCTGCGCGCGGGCACGTGGCTGGAGCCGTCCCCCTTCCGGGACCGCAACCCCCGGCCGCACCTCACCGGCGGCTTCGAGCTGTTCGTGCTGCGCTACTGGGAGGACTGGTCCATCACCGCGTCGTTCGACCTGGCGAGCCGCTACTCCAACTGGGGCGTCTCCATCGGATTCTGGCGGTAGTGTCTGGCTTTGCGCCGGGGTGGGTAACGCGAGGACCTTCGTGGGTGCTCGCGTCGCCCACCCACGGCGTCCCAAACCCCACCCGTGAGCGCCACGCGCCGTCCGGCAGCGGGCAGCCGAGCAACCTTCCGTGCCGTATTTGCCGGTGTGGGATGGCATGCGAACCCTGCCGTACACGGAGGGGATTCCATGTATCTGGGGCGGGGGTGGCGCCGGACTGTCGTGGGTGCGACGGTGCTGGGTTTCGCGGTCGGCGGAGGGTGGGGGTGCGGAGGTGGGGCTGAAAAGCCTGATCCGGACACCTGCCAGGATTCGAAGATGGGGTGCCCACCCGACGACCAGCCATCGGTGCCGGTCGAGGTGCCGCCACCGGGCAGCGGCACGCAGACGCCGCCGGGCAATGAGAACCCCCAGACCCAACCGCCTCCGGTGAAGGAGCCGGAGACCGTGCCGCCCGCTTCGGGGGCCACGCTG
The sequence above is drawn from the Corallococcus sp. NCRR genome and encodes:
- a CDS encoding 4a-hydroxytetrahydrobiopterin dehydratase, coding for MAYDRTLLSPDALQTFLSQHPAWKHEGGMIRRTYDAPSFLEGIAFVERVAKAAEAADHHPDIDIRWRKVTLALVTHDAGGLTARDTALAAEADRLFDEGAAVR
- the glpK gene encoding glycerol kinase GlpK, with the protein product MAKAKYVLALDQGTTGTHVSILDTRLQVVGRSYKELPQHFPKPSWVEHDLIDIWNTSEGCIARALKDAGLTGSDIAVVGITNQRETTGLWDRETSEPLARAIVWQDRRTADICQRLKAQGVEPRVREVTGLVLDPYFSGTKLTWLFQHLKGAKKRAERGDVCFGTMDSWLVHKLTGGVAHVTDVSNASRTLLMDLRTLNWDDELCSLLGVPRACLPEIRGNAEVYGTTRGMRSLPDGILVAGMAGDQQAALFGQACFEPGESKCTYGTGAFLLMNTGTQPVRSTAGLLTTVAWKLGNTTHYALEGSSFIAGAAVQWLRDGLKVIKKAPDVEALAASVKDSGDVVFVPALAGLGAPHWRPEARGLFAGIDRSTTVAHLARATLEGVALQIHDLAEAMRRDSGRDIPVFKADGGAAANNLLMQYQADLLGVPVVRPRNLETTALGAAFLGGLGAGVWTSPDAIRRAWKADKTFKPKMKPEVRARHLEKWKQAVSRA
- a CDS encoding alpha/beta hydrolase produces the protein MLGLKKTVGMSVLALGMLGFSGAALAKDAAAAAKVDPQMQVILDAHKSLKPVPPHTVSPQEARKGITAKDAVEKTLKDQGKPVTPEKVAKVEDTKLKGPAGDIPARVYTPEGAGPFPVVIYFHGGGFVLADLDTYDASARALANQAKAVVVSVEYRHAPENPFPAAADDATAAFQYVQKNAKEFNGDGSKVAVAGESAGANLATVVSMRQKQGGGELPVFQLLVYPFVSSDVSTPSHVANGQGNYLIGNQDIAWFWGNYLGKDWAKNKDPNALPLNASKSQLSGLPPAMVLTAELDPLKDEGQEYAKNLKAAGVKVDVKNYAGVTHEFFGMAPVLDVAKKAQADAGMALRKAFKAAPAPRTGIGGSGMTEPEKE
- a CDS encoding SDR family NAD(P)-dependent oxidoreductase, with translation MNVLVTGATGLIGNAIAHRLVKQGASVRALVRDVARAAKLLPSTVHLVQGDVTSPGTLPAALHDVELVFHAAGMPEQWHRDDSIFDRVNRQGSVNVLSAAHAAKVRRVVYTSTMDVFAAPRGGELTEAHIDPHPKPTVYERSKQDAERAVEAIRQQGLDVVYVNPAAVYGPSPVHVGLNSFFIQLLNKKAPLLPPGGMSVVYVDGCTDVHLAAAKNGVNGERYLVADQFVSNADLALAIHQAAGAGKPPAVAPVFLMEALARVSAPLARVFPFTPLVAPGQLSFMRWEARVNAARAQRELAFRPTPLADGVARTVTFLREQGHIPRA